The following are encoded together in the Cynocephalus volans isolate mCynVol1 chromosome 4, mCynVol1.pri, whole genome shotgun sequence genome:
- the SCGB1C1 gene encoding LOW QUALITY PROTEIN: secretoglobin family 1C member 1 (The sequence of the model RefSeq protein was modified relative to this genomic sequence to represent the inferred CDS: substituted 1 base at 1 genomic stop codon), whose translation MKASSGILQVALTLFCVCGLVAAGEDDNEFFLDFLQTLLVGTPEELYEGPLGKFDVNEDAKSALTALKSCIDGLQPMHKAELVKLLVQVLGNXDGT comes from the exons ATGAAGGCGAGCAGTGGCATCCTGCAGGTGGCCCTCACCTTGTTCTGCGTCTGCG GGCTGGTGGCTGCAGGGGAGGACGACAATGAGTTTTTCCTGGACTTCCTACAAACGCTGCTGGTGGGGACCCCAGAAGAGCTCTACGAGGGGCCCCTGGGCAAGTTCGACGTCAACGAGGATGCCAAGTCAGCACTGACTGCGCTCAAGTCCTGCATAGACGGCCTGCAGCCCATGCACAAGGCAGAGCTGGTCAAGCTGCTG GTGCAAGTGCTGGGCAATTGAGATGGCACCTAA